One Benincasa hispida cultivar B227 chromosome 5, ASM972705v1, whole genome shotgun sequence genomic window carries:
- the LOC120077074 gene encoding uncharacterized protein LOC120077074, which translates to MGACATKPKVKADDMLVIPAPEPVDHDMVKNTEEVQVVEEEKKIDQNDEKKKEDNEKVVVQEEKPPSLASLLVEKEAAPVMEVSSETTAEEKPKAEPPKEAVAPTTAAAEEKKSEEKPKEKEEKSV; encoded by the exons ATGGGTGCCTGCGCTACCAAGCCTAAGGTCAAAGCCGATGACATGCTTGTCATCCCCGCACCCGAACCTGTTGATCATGACATGGTGAAGAACACCGAGGAAGTTCAGGTCgtggaagaggaaaagaagatcGATCAAAACgatgaaaagaagaaggaagacaATGAGAAAGTTGTCGTCCAGGAGGAGAAGCCCCCGTCTCTCGCCTCCTTGCTCGTTGAG AAGGAAGCTGCTCCGGTGATGGAAGTTTCGAGTGAGACGACGGCCGAGGAGAAGCCGAAAGCAGAGCCACCGAAGGAAGCGGTGGCGCCAACAACTGCAGCAGCAGAAGAGAAGAAAAGCGAAGAGAAACCAAAAGAAAAGGAGGAGAAAAGCGTATga